Proteins from one Mercurialis annua linkage group LG7, ddMerAnnu1.2, whole genome shotgun sequence genomic window:
- the LOC126656472 gene encoding dimethylnonatriene synthase-like encodes MNLLLRNVTTHTQILKTNCNTMFFSSQTVIDMLAMLLFLCFIWRILAARKSQSKKIRVPEPPGSWPLIGHLHLLGGVREPACKILGTIADKTGPIYSLRLGINRILVVSGWEIAKECLTKNDRIFATRASIAAGKYIGYNNAVFALAPYGQYWRDIRKLATLQLLSNRRLEMLKHVRLSEIAAFLKDLHNMASNGEVVTINKLIEQLAFNISLRMIVGKRFSSSTYAEDNSEPSRYKKAIEEAIYLSGTFVLSDAIPWLEWMDYEGHIKAMKRTAKEVDHVIGTWLEEHVKKKNGEGDFMDVMLSNLDEDAIMSGHSRDTVIKATALILTLTGSGSTATTLTWALSLLLNNPSVLKAAQEELDIHVGREKWAQESDIENLKYLRAIVKETLRLYPPGPLTGIREALEDCNINGYFVAKGTRLIINIWKLQRDPRVWKNPDEFQPERFLTTHSDIDVWGQNFEFIPFSSGRRSCPGITFGLQVVHLTLARLLQGFDFSTISDLPVDMTEGLGVALPKVHPVEIIVKPRLGSDLYESL; translated from the exons ATGAATCTCTTATTGCGTAATGTTACAACTCACACTCAAATACTCAAAACCAACTGCAACACAATGTTTTTCTCTTCTCAAACAGTTATAGACATGCTTGCTATGCTATTATTTCTCTGTTTCATATGGAGAATACTAGCAGCAAGAAAGAGCCAAAGCAAGAAAATCAGAGTTCCTGAGCCACCTGGATCATGGCCTTTAATTGGTCACCTACATCTTCTAGGTGGCGTCCGAGAGCCAGCCTGCAAAATTCTCGGAACCATTGCCGATAAAACTGGCCCTATCTACTCACTGAGGCTCGGAATCAACCGAATACTCGTGGTGAGTGGTTGGGAAATAGCAAAGGAATGTCTTACTAAAAACGACAGAATTTTCGCTACCAGGGCTAGCATTGCAGCAGGAAAATACATCGGTTATAACAATGCTGTCTTCGCATTAGCCCCTTACGGACAATACTGGCGAGACATTAGAAAGCTCGCGACTCTTCAGCTTCTGTCGAATCGCAGGCTTGAAATGCTTAAGCATGTAAGGCTATCTGAAATCGCCGCATTCTTAAAAGATCTGCATAATATGGCAAGTAACGGCGAAGTAGTTACTATAAATAAATTGATCGAGCAGCTTGCGTTTAATATAAGCTTGAGGATGATTGTAGGAAAGCGATTTTCGAGCAGTACTTACGCGGAAGATAACAGCGAGCCATCCCGATACAAGAAAGCCATAGAAGAAGCTATTTACCTAAGTGGAACTTTTGTATTGTCGGATGCGATTCCTTGGCTAGAATGGATGGATTATGAAGGTCATATTAAGGCCATGAAAAGAACTGCTAAGGAAGTGGATCATGTGATCGGAACTTGGCTGGAGGAACAtgtcaagaaaaaaaatggtgaaGGTGACTTCATGGATGTTATGCTATCAAACCTTGATGAAGATGCTATCATGTCTGGCCATTCTCGCGATACAGTCATCAAGGCAACAGCTTTG ATTCTTACCCTCACTGGATCAGGAAGCACAGCAACAACATTGACATGGGCACTTTCACTACTACTAAACAACCCAAGTGTACTGAAAGCAGCACAAGAAGAACTAGACATCCATGTAGGCAGAGAAAAATGGGCTCAGGAATCTGACATTGAAAACCTGAAATATCTCCGCGCAATTGTTAAAGAAACTCTACGTTTATACCCACCAGGACCCCTGACTGGGATTCGCGAGGCCCTGGAAGATTGTAATATCAATGGGTATTTTGTAGCGAAGGGAACGCGTCTAATCATCAACATTTGGAAGTTGCAGCGTGATCCTCGGGTTTGGAAAAATCCTGATGAATTTCAGCCTGAAAGATTCCTGACGACTCATTCTGATATTGATGTTTGGGGTCAGAATTTTGAGTTTATACCTTTTAGTTCAGGGAGAAGATCTTGCCCTGGAATTACTTTTGGACTGCAAGTTGTTCATTTGACACTCGCTAGGCTACTTCAGGGATTTGATTTTTCCACAATTTCCGATTTACCGGTGGATATGACGGAAGGCTTGGGAGTTGCCTTGCCTAAGGTTCATCCTGTAGAAATTATCGTTAAGCCCCGACTCGGTTCCGATCTGTATGAAAGTCTTTGA